Within Engraulis encrasicolus isolate BLACKSEA-1 chromosome 8, IST_EnEncr_1.0, whole genome shotgun sequence, the genomic segment GGCCCTCTTTCTTACGCACAAACAATCCGCATCTATCCTCTCTAAGTCAacctctttcctcctttcctcctcttctctccctccgtcGCTCCTGTCCTCTGTTCCTCCCTCGCTTCCTCACCTGGCCGCACCTCGCTCAGGTGTGCTTGTTACCCCGGCGACGCACTGTCTGAGCCAGGGTTCCCCCTCTGAATGCTGCCCCGACACTCAGATCGTCCCACACCTTGGAACAGGGTGACAGGACCCCCAGGACACCCCAAAACACCTCCAGACTTCCCCACAGACTGCCGGACAGTGAACcaaccctcctcttcttccactgaCGATCCCCCCCTGAAGAAGCCGTGGTTCTACAGAGCACCTGAGCCAGCGTCTCCGCCATCGCACACCCCGTGGTTCTGTTCAAGGGCGTCACCCTAAAAAAGGTCAGCACCCTCGCCTTTCTCTTTTGGCACTTGTGGGCTTCTGTACCTCAATGTCGCGTAGCACATTGTCATGTGTCTTCTTTTGGTAGGTGTGCAGAGTGTCGCTTACTGTACATGTCTGTGGTGTAAAGAGGTACTCAGTGGGcagtaattgggacccaattctaagctccctatctccctgagcccggggcaacatacccctttgtcccctcctgtctgtGGGCCTGTCTGTGGGTCTTCCTGCAAAGTTTTCCTGTTAACTCACAGAGAGGTTGCTACGgtttatatgacattttgctttgCATCTTGTACGATTGGTTGGATTAAGCTTGTCTTATAAACTTATATTTACATACTTGTAGTATTATCTCTGGTATCATACTATTGAATGTGCCTTGTTCTCACTAAGCTTATGTCACGTAGCACACTGGCATATGTCTGTTTTTGACAGatacacataaacatgcatacagtacatacatatacagGGTGTCCACAGTTACTGTGAATGTGTGCCGTGTTTAGGTACTCAAGGTGTTTACTGGAATTCAGACAGACAGCTTTTGGTCCTACTGTAACTTTTAAATAGTATGCTATTGAAGGTGTCCTGTTGTCATACAAGGGTTGCTATACTATGACCTGTCACTCATTGTTGATGTTGTCCTGTTGTCACATATTATAGGCAGAATTAAAGGTCAATATCTCTATCTCAATATCGTAGCTCATTACTGGTGATGTTTTTTGTCACACATAACTTGGTTGACCATTCAATGTTATGTAATATATGTAGTCTTACCTGGTTCTCCTAGATTTGTATAATAACTGGgtgtgtttatttttacattacgtaggctacattacattacattacacttacggtgcatacacaccgcaagtgCGGATGTCCACTTAACATCCACTGAACATCTactgaacgtgtccggtatcagtccgaaacgatTAGAATAcataaacagatcatgccttgcaggGAGcgggtgtaagcgcggcgcatgtccggcctGACTGGACATGTccacgatgctccttgaaaatagaactcgaatcTATTTTCCTTTGCGAACGTctgcgttcaatgagcggcttccattgaaaatgaatggctgctgcccgcggatagaacgtggacgctgactgtgcagtgtggaaGGCAGCCCTCGAACCTCTCAGACTTTCAATGCTCCTGGACACGTTAAGTGAACgtgaatatcttggtgtgtatgtaccgttagctgacacttatatggtaaatggactgcatttatatagcgcctttcctcTCCTTCGAGCACTTAAAGCGCTTTagattgtatgcctcacattcacccattcacactcagattcacacaccggtggccgtggctgccacgcagggtaccaccttgccaccaggagcaacctggggataagtatcttgctcaaggacacaacgatggagtcaggccgagcagggctcgaaccggcaacctttgggttgccgaatggctcctctaccacctgagctaccactgcccctttcatccaaagcgatttacagttatttacaaggcattggttacagtccctggagcaatgtggggttaggtgccttgctcaatggcactttaaccatggatggaggtgcagggagaggtaagggtgggtttcaaacctagGTCATGGCTGTCTCcgcacatgtgtgcttgtgttgagAACTGTCACTCCTGGAGCCTGGCTAAGAATGGCAGCCTCTAACTGACATGTTAAGCTGGCATCTCAGTGTTCTTGTCAAGacatgtttgcctgtgtgtgtgtgtgtgtgtgtgtgtgtgtgtgtgtgtgtgtgtgtgtgtgtgtgtgtgtgtgtgtgtgtgtgtgtgtgtgtgtgtgtgtgtgtgtgtgtgtgtgtgtgtgtgtgtgtgtgtgtgtgtgtgtgtgtccattagggGTGTGGTAAGTTTGGGAACATCAGTCTGGCTTTGTTGGGTCATTTCCAAAACAACAAACATGACAACCAAGCAACTACTGACctgcacacaatctcacacaatcTGTAGTACTCTGTccctggctctgctctgctccccagtCACCGCTCCAGGACACTTACATGAGTTTATGGGTCCACACACGTCTTGAGTGTACAGCCTCTCTTTTATTCACAAGTGATATTATGTGAGGTGCTCTGTTCTGTGATGGGGAGGTGGTGTTTTCATTGACGTTTTGATTTGAGGCTGTGTATTTTTTTCGTTCCAGTGCAGCTCTCTTTATTTACTGCTATTTTAATGATTGGGTTTATGTTATAAATTGTTAATAGACACactaaaagtctctctctctctctctctctctctctctctctctctctctctctctctctctctctctctctctctctctctctctctctctctctctctctctctctctctctctcaagaaagaaagaaagaaagaaagaaagaaagaaagaaagaaagaaagaaagaaagaaagaaagaaagaaagaaagaaagaaagaaagaaaagaggtttGTAAGGAACcatcttgcttgtgtgtgtgtttgtgtgtgtgtgtgtgtgtgtgtgtgtgtgtgtgtgtgtgtgtgtgtgtgtgtgtgtgtgtgtgtgtgtgtgtgtgtgtgtgtgtgtgtgtgtgtgtgtgtgcgcgcgcgcaagtgtgccgtgtttgtgtgtgtgtgctgttgttgttgttgctgttgttggctGAGGACAGGAAAAGATGAGGAATTCTCTAATCGGCTGCTATCACCATGTGAGAAGGTATTCCCTCCCTTCTCATGGTCTCAATCATTTTTTCATCTGGACTATCaagaagcacacatgcacattctcacacacaatgGACCGCCCCCTCTAAACTGTGAGCCAGTCCTTAAGAAAAaaaccaataaaacaaacaaacaaatacaacagTAGCCTCCCCTGGGGACTGTCAGTCCACCAGGAAAATGTTCTATATGCAGGGCAGCCCTGCATTAGAGATGGTGTGAAGGTTCTAAAAGCACCTTTGGCGTAATCATTGACATTTTAATGTCTCTGAACAAATGAGGGTTATAAAAGGACATTTGGTGTAATCTCTAATGTTTGTAAAGGTTCTAAAAGGTTGATGATGGTGTAAAGGGTTGGTGTGAGCTAAGTTTCAAAAGGATCTttagcagaggtggaagaagtactgaagttgtgtacttaagtaaaagtagaagtaccctgcgaaaaaattactcaagtgaaagtaaaagttgtttaccaaaaacgtacttaagtaaaagtcctaagtactaacttttaaatgtacttttcagtacaaaagtacaagtaggcctacacgcgcactggctgtctttctccatgtctacctacttgatacaataggaaaaattgtctgcaacggttttcggttccatttgaacatgactatggagtcctgttaatgtttttaaaagtatattttctatctgggtgtcaatttggaagaggggcttggtcccacctccctgcccgcagctgaggctactgaaatatccacgaaacacaacaggaaaacctaggataaatgtaactagtaacaaagtcttctcctagaaatgtaaggagtagaaagtacaagtaattgtcaaaaaatgtacttgagtaaaagtaaaagtctgcatttttatttttactcaagtaagtacaaattccagaaaaaactacttaagtacagtaacgaagtaaaaatacttagttacgttccacctctgatcTTTAGTGTTATCACAGAttgctttaacccctttgcgcataGACTACAACCTTACTGCCAtccaaattgtaatgaccaaatcttaatctgttacttactgcTACTTATTCTCTgcaatgttatagcaatgttgttatgatataattGAGTCTTTTCCGCAATGAGTGCGTGAAGAGGCTACGGTTCTAAAAGGATCTTTGGTGTCTTCTGTAATGTTTgaagcaaagattctctattctaaatttATGCATTTAGAACGTCTCCGTTTGAAGCACATTTGCATTATCTAAGTGGAGAGAGATGAGTGAATGCCGTTGCCATGGAGGTCATGTGACCGACCACCTGCGACTCATCTCATAGCAACAGGGATACTCCCCATGACGACAGGgaagtgaggggtggagggtagaaaggagaaagagcgagaggatgggaaaaagagagaaaagtgagtTAGTgtaggagagagatgaagagagtgggagacagaaagaaagaaaaagaagagaacaagagaaaagaTGCCCTGTTGTTGGACATAATGATTTCTTCTATTCTGAACAAATAGAAATGACATGTGTGGATGGACCTCCTTCATTACCTGAGCGGTGAAATGAACATTTAGAATGAAAATGATTCCAATTTCAATCGGAGGAAGTATTGGTGAGAGTAAatatgcaaaagagagagagagagagagagagagagagagagagagagagagagagagagagagagagagagagagagagagagagaggggggagacaaagagagaggaagaaaaaagtttgGTTTGCCCTGAGGGTGAatgagtgacacagagagaggtgtgtgtgtgtgtgtgtgtgtgtgtgtgtcacagagaaaggagtgtgtgagtgtgtatgtgacagagagagagtgtgtgtcactCGTGTGATGTTGGCCCCTCCTTACCGAGGAGCTTAAAAGCACCTGCTCACTCCCTCCCCAAATACTAGCTTCCAAGAGCagcaccgaaacacacacaccaccaccaaccaccccagggacacagacaaagatacactcacacatagaGAGACAAGGGACTGCTGCACTTCGCCAGAGAGAGACAAGACACAAGAGACTCAGGACCTATAGAGAGCACTACTCCCAGGAGAACACTAGAGGAACCAGCGGAACTTGAGAACTTCAGAGAACTTTCTGAGCGCTTGTGAGAACATGGTGTCGGCAGGGCTTCAGATTGGCGGCACGGCGCTCGGCATCTTGGGATGGATTGGTGCCATCGTCGTGTGCGCACTCCCCATGTGGCGCGTCACTGCCTTCATCGGCAACAACATTGTCACAGCCCAGACCAGCTGGGAGGGCATCTGGATGAGCTGTGTGGTGCAGAGCACGGGACAGATGCAGTGCAAGGTGAGGATCTTCttgtgcagtgattctcaaactgtgggctggggggCCACTAGTGGGCCTTGAAAGTATTGAAAGTTGGCCTTGaagtaattttctaaaaatccatataatatttgtgtgtgtattgctgttgactatttatttgagttacaTTATTATTTGGGTCACAGGTGGGCCACAAACACTTGTGGCCCCTAAGgtggaataggttgggaacccctattCTAGCACTATATACTTTTATGGGTATACCCTGAAAGATCCAAGACTCCATGTTACACAAATTGACAAGACAGTTGTATCAAATCGTATCTTATGGCATCACCATCACAGGGGGATTCTTGGGTAACAGATGGGCCTTCTGGGTAATTGGGGGGATTGAATGAGTTATTAATGAAGTCTTGTATCATACGATCCATTATTTATTAAAAAATCAATGAATGTTGTATCTCAGGGTCTACAACACCATGCTGGGAACGTGTATGGATTACTTAATGAATTCTTGAATCTCCTAACGTAGGATGTATGGCTCAATTCAACGGAAATTGACCATAACGTCATATTGATGTTGTATAGTATGGCAAAGGGTCTGGTTATTTGTGTAGATTTTGGGGTTATTATGGCTTGTTATGTGGCTACTTATGGAGATTTTGGGGCTATTTGTGCGGATTAAGGAAATGTTGAAATGGTTATTTATGGGAGGTTGCTCATTAATTCTTTCTTGAATCTTGTATCGTGTAGCTACATATACGAGTCCATGTTGGTCCTGTCGTTATTTATTAATGAAATGAATCTCATATCACAAGCTGTAATATTCATGAATAAGTTCTCATGACTTTATGCTGGCCTGTTGTTATTTATTGATGATTTCTCGAATGTTATCTTCAGGTGTATGGCACTGACATTATTTAGTAATGAAACGTTGAATCTCTTATCATAAGGTCAAATGTTGAATCTCGTATCATAAGGTCTAACATTCATTAACAATTCCTTGTAGGTGTACGACTCCATGTTGGCGCTGTCATCAGACCTCCAGGCGGCTCGGGCCCTCTGCATCATCGGCATCCTGGTGGGCATTGTCGCCATCCTGTTGGCCATCGCCGGGGGCAAGTGCACCAACTGTGTGGAGGACGAGAACGCCAAGGCTAAGGTCGGCATCGCGTCGGGCGTGGCGTTCCTGATTGCGGGCGTGCTGGTGCTCGTGCCCGTGTGCTGGACGGCCAACACCATCATCCGCGAGTTCTACAACCCCCTGGTGGTGAGCGCGCAGAAGCGCGAGCTGGGTGCGGCACTGTACATCGGCTGGGGCGCCGCTGCGCTGCTCATCATCGGAGGCGGGCTGCTCTGTGCCAACTGTCCAAAGAAGGACAACTACTCAGCCAAGTACTCTGCAGCACGCTCCGCCGGGTCCAAGGACTACgtctgaggaggagaagaggggagaggcgaAAGGAGAGAAGAGCGTAGAGATTTGTAAAATAGTAAAAGGACTGTATAACTAATCTGAGGAGGACAAGAggccaggtggagagaggaggggtatgTAAAATAGTAAAAGACTACGTTTGTCAAAGAGAGAGGTGACAAAAGGAAAAGAATTGTAACATACATTTatgtaagagaggagaggtgaagtgagAGGAGGAGATATGTAAAAACTATGGACACATTTTAAAAAAGAGATGGCCTAAGTCAAAGAAAGAGATGTGCACAGGGGAGAAAAAGGGAGTTATGTAAAAGTGTTGAAAAAGAAAAAGTCTCGGCTTTGTACGAGGAAAGTTCACCAGTGACTGCCCTTTAttgttgccacatttcagtgtgtgtctgCGGTTTGAAAGGCTTTTGTAACGGCTCAGGAGGAAAGAATGCAGTGGGTGGGGTAAGGGATGAGAAAGGGGCCCCTCTACCTATTCCTGGGTACGCCAGGTGGAACACAAGCACCCTACCTGCATCAGGGTGGGTGGAGCCTACTGTATGCCTATTGCCTATGCTGTAGCGGTCTATCTGCGTCAGGATGGGATCCCGGGTGGGGCCTATGCCTCTTACCTGTGCTCTTCCTCTGTCTCACCTGTGCGTTGCATTAGGCTGAGACGTAAGGCTGTTACTGTACCTGTGTCTACCTGCATCAGGGTGGGACCCAGGGTCCTTTGTGCATGGCTTTACCTGGGTGTGCACACTGACATCAGGGCATACCCACACCCATCTGGTGAACAAGACTAACCACGAGCGTCAGCCATTCAACTGTCAgatgcacacattcattcatttcgTTACAGTTTATTAATGCTTCTTTTGTTATTGTTGCATGAGTTTGTTATGCTTTTGTATGTTTGTACCGTATCTTGTAAATTCTGTTACAAAAAATctgttattttttaaaaaacgtttAAGTTGTTAAAGTTTCAAAAATAAACATTGGTTCTTAACTTGAATTTTACAGCTTCATTTTTCATTATATAGTatataaaatatttgttgataCATGACGTTGTCTTAGAATATTCTTGTACTTCCATAGATTAAAGAAGATTTCTTGAAGCTAGAAAAAGGTTAAAACTAAACTTTGCATACTGAATGGTGTTACAGCTGAAAATAACATTAAAAGGTAgcatatatagtatagtatagtatagtatagtatagtatagtatagtatagtatagtatagtatagtatagtatagtaaacATGACTCATATGAAGTGGTAGATGTAACCATTGTCTTCCCTTTACTCCATATACAATAGACTTTAACATTCTTTTAGTCTGCCATCATTACCACGTAAacacatatgatataatttaatGATATCATATGTACGTAAATAGCcacaagaaaacaggccacaTGTGGGCCGGGGGCATATTCGGGGGTCCATTGCAGCTGTTTGTATGTAGGGCCCTGATACGCTCCTGCATGAGGGTGTGGTAATGTCTGATGAATTTCTGGGGTCTTATGAAAGCACTTCTTaaagaagaaaacaaagaaatcagCTGTGAGCATTTCTCTTGCCCACAGAAAAAGACATGAATTTGGCCTTTTTCAAGACAAATGGCTAGCTTTAAAACAAAACCAATTCTGTTTTCTAAAGCATTGAATGGCTCAAGACCTCAACTTGCACATTCTGCAAAGAAAATTAAAATTGCAAAAAATTAGAAAGTATCTTCAATGGTGATGTTCTCAGTTATGCTCTCAGAGATACAGTATGTGCCTCTGGTTTGAAATCCAATCACATATAACAACAACAAGCATCACATTAGTTTAAAATAAACACAGGTACACAtctacaccagggcttgacactggcacctgccaaccggccaaatgctggtaaaacttagctgtggctggtaacaatttcagtctcactagccatttTGCCAGGaggcttattctatggtatgacagaataacgtatattctgcactttgcctcttgtgtataaattgtttgtatttaagttcaaggaaaagctcagttactcagtttctatttgtttgttttatttccatgtagaaacccatgaactcatcttcttgcttaaagcacctcatcctctgaggttagatgtattGTGTCAtgataagagaaaaaaaatctattttgtggctagtagaatagctggatggctagtgactcgggaaaaccactagccacagtggccagcaagcgaaaaagttaatgtcaagccctgatctacacgcatgcacatatgcgcacgcacacacacacacacacacacacacacacacacacacacgcacacacacacacgcacacacacacacacacacacacacacacacacacacacacacacacacacacacacacacacacacacacacacacacacacgcacacacacacacgcacacacacacagaattggggCAGAATCAGGGCCCCCAACATTGCACCTTATctaaagggggggaggggggaggggttgctcctgggcccggccaaagacTGTCTCTGTCTACTCGCCACAGTCTACTCTGACAGTCCTAGTGTACAGTACAGACCCACAGCACCATCTACTGTTGAGCCAGTGTAGTCACTACACAAACCCAGCATCGGCACATAAGGGACCCAGCATCAGAGAAGCAGACAAGCAGCATTATGGTTGGTCACATAGAATGGTGAATATAAACTTaacagtgcactgtgtaatattcttaGCAGTTTCCTTCCCAAATtaattctgcccattcacaaatgctacctttttcatgaatactttttggttcaactcccgacccgccagattggtggggggagtaattaaccagtgctctaccccatcctcctccacgtctgagcatgataccgtccttGAGTATGATACCATCCCgctgcactactcccttggggcgtcattgggggctgcccccttgcacgagtgaggcataaagtgtactgtggagtgctgtgtcacaatgacaatgggagggcTTTCACTTCAGCTGTTTAGTTTCTTTAGCAGATATAtttttgttacagtttttctcaattggttttgtacatttctcacaacagaataataattctcaaaagtctttgttcaattgtgacttcctggtgttacctgtgcacatggtcaaatcagtttctcattgttttcggcatatagcaaatgctctcatccaccatgccatggctgtgtacaattctcagtgatttcgtacattatcaattgcttttgtcatatcactcaaaaagctgtgtcactgaatgcatgaaactatctcaatcttatctgatcaatttaatataaaactgaatttacaacatttcccatccaatctaaacaacatttcgcttcagaaaagattctcaagagtgtactattcaattgacaacatgagaaattgatttgactggcttgtccatacactatgacacaatgacgaaccattctgctggcgctgatacgttcattagcacaaaaaacttggttttgaaagacaaataagggttttgagcaagagactcggttttgcaggttatccaccgtgttttgccatttgttaaagctgttttgagaatgaatattatgttttgcaaattgcgagagagattcaagaaatgtacaaaaccaattgagaaatactgtaatgtgaTAGCCTGAGTCATTGTTACAGTAAAGGTGTGAAGAGCCATCTGTATATgcaaaccccccctcccccccaaacacacacacacacacacacacacacacacacacacacacacacacacacacacacacacacacacacacaaagcgtgaTGCAAAAACATCCCAGCAGGGAGAGCTAtgaacaatagagagagagagagagagagagagagagagagagagagagagagagagagagagagagagagagagagagagagagagagagagagagagagagagagaagtaggagaagagaagagaagagaagagaagagaagagaagagaacagaacagaacagaacagaacagaacagaacagaacagaacagaacagagcagagcagagcagaacagaacagaacagaacagaaagtgagagtcagacagacaggtaacTTAATAGTCCCACTTTCAGTTTGTTCAATCAGTAggcctatgcgtgtgtgcgtgggtgcgtgggtgccaCTGTGTGCGTATCTCATGTAGGCTCGCTGTTTTGTGTTTCCCCAACAATATCTCTTCGCCCTCAGGCCGCACTACAGTGATGTAGACGGTAAACAGGTCTCAacagtaatgttttttttctcaacaaACTCTTAGGGAGGGTCCCCCTCAATAgggattttgatagcagtatcattgcagtTCTAGGTCCCTGAATTATGGGAGACTTTGCCTCaatcacaaagttgtcattgctgttatttgaatacaagtacaagGGTACCAGTCATTATCAGGGGGCCCCAGCTGGGGGCCCtctgcaattgcctagtttgtgaGGCTGGTTGTGACGTGCCTGGCATGAAGTGTATCTGATGAATAAATAAACACTTAAACATATCAGCTCACAGCACCTTGATCTGCTTTACACATGTCAAAAGAGTGTGTTTAACCCTAAACACACATCCTGCTGAAgaggcctgtgtttgtgcgtgtgtgtgtgtgtgtgtgtgtgtgtgtgtgtgtgtgtgtgtgtgtgtgtgtgtgtgtgtgtgtgtgtgtgtgtgtgtgtgtgtgcgtgcgtgtgcgtgtgtgtgtgtgaggatgtctctttacacctgtgtgtgtgtatttgtttgtgtgttgtgtaatgTAGAAGAGGGGGCATTTCAAGACAATGTTGCAGTAGCAAATCTTGTCACCTTAATCTGGAGATTTTAAAATAGCCTATGCTATCTATTAGACAATTCACTACTTTGAGGTTTTGCAGGTgtttacagacacaacaaaatgcCTTCTACTTCTTTCCTTACGTTTGGTAATGGAAAAGGAGTAGAGAGGGGCTGGCTAGGTCAGGCTACAAAAATGTTACCTATGGCCCTATTTCTAACCCCGC encodes:
- the LOC134454028 gene encoding claudin-4-like, encoding MVSAGLQIGGTALGILGWIGAIVVCALPMWRVTAFIGNNIVTAQTSWEGIWMSCVVQSTGQMQCKVYDSMLALSSDLQAARALCIIGILVGIVAILLAIAGGKCTNCVEDENAKAKVGIASGVAFLIAGVLVLVPVCWTANTIIREFYNPLVVSAQKRELGAALYIGWGAAALLIIGGGLLCANCPKKDNYSAKYSAARSAGSKDYV